Part of the Toxotes jaculatrix isolate fToxJac2 chromosome 1, fToxJac2.pri, whole genome shotgun sequence genome, CCAGAATCGTCCTGCTCATCTTTGTTTCTGGGAAAGTTGTACTCACAGGTAAGACCTGCTCCGCTTTGCTCGTTGTTAGTTATATTTCAGAATTAGAGCTAGTGATATTAGCCTACTGCAGATGTATTGGTAATAGTAGATGTATTGGTATCATTGCATATGTCAGCTAATAAGTAACAAGAAACTGAAgtacaaaaatgccaaactagGCCTGAGGTAATTAACAAACCAACAAAGACCATACCAAAATTGTTGCTCATGCATGTATAAAATACAACTTAAAATAGAAATGGAAAATAGAATCCAGAACACGTCCTTACTGAATATAGAAACTCACAGAGTTAACAAtatctgtgttgtttgttgttaagGTGCCAAGGTCAGAGCAGAGATCTACGAAGCTTTTGAAAACATCTACCCCATCCTGAAAGGCTTCCGCAAAACAACGTAGGACCTGTAGCTTCTTCTTTTACCATCTCCCCAACCCCGTCACTTTTTacttgtgatttttaaaaaaaaattcccatggAAGCGACATCTGTATGTTCTACAAATGGACTGCTGTAAGGGCTGTCGTACAGGGATGTGATTTAGtccatttttactttttgtccctgcaatgtttcagtttttttttttgaaaaacaagctttttaaaggtgtttttttttcagtgttctgatcacatgtttatttaaaactCAATTCTTTCCATTTATTCCcagttgttttcagtttatgcccagtttttcagatttgttttttttttgtcccaatcACGTCCTTGATTGTAAATAAGACtgtaagaaaatgtaaaaaattgCCGACTGGAAGAGAGGACTGggactgttgctgtttttattttacgcagttttaaatagttttgtACATTGCATTTTTAGTAATTGCGTGCTCAATCTCCCAGTTATATAAAGATCGGTTAAGGCCTGCTAGCCCCACATTCCTGTTTTAGTATTTACTAAGATTTGTTTATCTCAAACAGAATGAGTCTGCTTTTCGAGATCCTTACTTCTTTGAGATCCTTTTATCATTACTCTGTGTACATTTAAATCAATTGGATCTGCTTTCAGCGTAAATCTAATTTCATAAACTCTGGAAGTAGATTtgtctttaaatttaaaaattgaaaTGTGAGACATAGCATAGTCCAGTCTGTTAAGCAGTATGCAGTCAAAAGTTGGATGCTCTTAAGTTTTGAATTGGCAGAAGTTAAACAGAACTGATCAAAGTCATGCTGCTGAAGTTGCAATGAagttgttggttggttggttctGCAAGGTTTGTGTCATGTGGTTTTGGTTTCTGATACATTTGTACTTAAATCTCCTGCAGGGATGGAGTCAGTCTAAAAAGAATTTTtctatagaaataatttacattttgtaaTATCTGAGAGAAGTCTTTCAATGGTtaaatttacatatatataaatatgcttttattttgaactgtAATGGCATGAGTCCAAATTTAAAGTGAACAATGTTTGGCAACTTTTTTGAGCTAACGGGATGGCTCTTCTGTAAGAGCCATCAGGATAGGACATTTAGACAAAGGACTAACTAAGATGGGAAGAAAAGACTCAGTCTTAGGTGGAAGAAGAGGCTgactactttatttttaattcacatTCTGCATCTTAAAACCATTAGCACTAAAAGACTGTGGTGGCAGATAAACTATGTATCATGTTGTCACGTTATCGtattgttttaaagtttttctgtgtattttttggCCATTGAAAACCACATTGAAAAGTTATCTTTCGAGGCATTATTTTTGAGCATAGGGTAATAGGCAAAAAGgagtctgtctttgtctttggtgtcttgtttgtttgctcagCCACACACTTTGGCCAAAAGGTGTGTGGCTGAGCAAACGCACACTTTGGCcaaaaatctacatttgaaATGAGTTAAAATTTTGGGCACTTGTTTGTCACACAGGCAGTTTCAGCTGGATACACCCTTGATAACAATGTAAAAGTTTAGCAgttaacaaattaaaaactgtgGATTCGCAATGCATTTGGtttctccatctgtgtgtctgccacCTGACGTCTGTATGGTTATAGAAGAGATGAGGTTAATACTCTACTTTTAGTGTTTATTCACTTATTTCTCCTCTGTGATTCTGAGCAGCAGCCAACTCTGCTTCTTCTAAAATTGTTAATGTGCTGCACTGTGCATTAATAAACATGTACATACTGACTCTCTTGTTAAAACTGCTTCTTTCACTACAGTAACATTTTGACATGGATGGATTATTGGATCAACGGACCTACTGGGCACAGGGGGGTTCTggtttgtagtcattttgtgtttacGTTAGTCCGGGTGTCTTGCTCCAATGCAGGACGAATGGGGGGCTTTTATATGTCCAGGGACCCTTTGCATCAGAATCCACCCATGTACTTTAGTGCTGTTTAACTGAAAACAGCATCTTCCTAGTGAACACACTGTCTGAAATCTGCTGTCCTAACTCATGtacagtgggtacagaaagtattcagacccccttaaatttttcactctttgttacattgcagccatttgctaaaatcattgaagttcatttttttcctcattaatgtaaacacagcaccccatattgacagagaaacacgaaattgttgacatttttgcagatttattaaaaaagaaaaactgaaatatcacacagccataggtattcagatcctttgctgtgaccctcatatatttaattcaggtgctgtccatttcttctgatcatccttgagatggttcttcaccttcattggagtccagctgtgtttgattatactgattggacttgattagggaggccacacacctgtctatataagaccttacagctcacagtgcatgtcagagcaaatgagcaATGTACCCACTGTATGTACCTAAACCAGTAGGCCATCAGATGCTTCTCACATCTGGGCTCTCTGATTTAAGTAACACTGAATTTAATCTGTTAGTTGACACTGAAATTGTCTcagtgagttttaaaaaaaaaagttgatcaCTTTAACTATGGTTtatattttaaactgaaaaatgcagaaaatatgaTGAATGCACGTTTTACATAACTTTGTTAAAATCTTTATTATGTGGTGATAAGGCACAAgcacatgttttgttttgctcattATCAGCTCTAGTAGACCCACCTGTATAAACAGTATGTGGcactgaaaatgaacatttaatccACTAACCTCCTAGGTCAGAAATACAAGGGGTGATACGTTGATAGGTtggtggcctaaggtagaaggataTGAGCTGTTCAGCTCTCTTTCCTCATAAATCTGGTTCAAATCCAGACAGTGTATATCTGCTTCCCAACACCATCTTCATTCTCCTTGATACAGTCTCAGACAGAGGAGTTTGATTCTCCAGTTGGTTGAATTGCACAGATTTTCACATCTGATCTGTGTATAATCAGCAAGgtaacaaacagcagcacatgtCCAGTCTGCTGAAGTGTAACTGAACCAGTTTCCTCACTGCTCTGTGCAATGAGTGTGTCCTAAACTCTGTCCAGCTGTAGGTGTCAGACATTATGAGTGTTTAATCTGTGTATGCTGATCCAAGGTGAAGTCCTGTTTCCAGATGAACTCGGGGCAGTACTGGTCGTCATGGTCACAGCTGGCAGAGCAGGTGTAGACGGCCAGTATCCCCCAGTCAATACTGGCTCCTGTCGAGTCCACACGGAGACTGTTTAACAGCTGGGGCATCACCtgaagacacacatacacacaattatGACATGTATCAGGCTACAGCAGATGTAAGCTCtgttcagcagctggactgTTACCTGTGTTGACAGACACGGAGACAAAGTCACATGTAATTCAGTACTCTGCTTGTTCGAACAAGAATAAGGAACTTTTCCaactttttgcatgtttttcatgGTTGTAGTgggttttagttttttaataTCCTTCTGTCCATTTTTACTGAATCCCACAGTAACAGAGATTGCATGTATTGATATTGGAAAATTATCATAACCATGTAAACAATTTCTTCAAACTTTAGCCACACAATAGCACACTGACATTCAAGACTGTGGTGAGTGAGAAAATGAAGGgtggagaagaaaggaaacaacagcactgagatgaaagaataaaacactttctttctttaatatgtGAGATTACTGAGCATTTGACAAGCAGTGGCTACCTGAAACTCAAAAGTCCTTCTGGCACCACAGATGCATGGTGGGATGTCCTGATCTGAAGGgatgtgctgagaggagacccACAAGGGAGAGCCGCCTCGGCTGTAACGCACTACCTAAACATAacacaacagacaaaacacTGTGAGACGGACCCAGAGGAAACCATCTCTCTAACTCCACAACATCAGTGTCAGCAGTGTCTCTGCTTGTTCCACAGACcaactttaaactttttttttttttttttttacctgatgcGGTTCTGGTGCGATCTTCTTTTTAAACCTCTGGAACACCTTGGTGTCTTCAGTCTCACTCATAGCCATCTCCTCcaggtctgtctctgtcagcgctgaagagaaaatagaaaatcaGGATGAATCAATTTGAAAGTCACGTTAACTtaagaataataaaacataatttttcaTACTGATGAACAACTGAATAGAAGAGTTAGTGCTAAAACTTGGcattttttgtcatgtttctgtttgatACCATAAATAACTTACTGTCTGCTAAAGACGGACAGTCTACACCCCTCTGAGCCCCGagcccctcctcttctccttcagcCTCCTTTgtgtcttcctcttttccctcgtcctcttcctcctcgggCTCAGTGACCAGCTCAGACTcagggaagaggaagggagaggttGTGACAATGGATGCTtctacacagacagagagagacagaccaaAGGCACAAGCAGAGATGCTGAGTCTCCCTTAAGTCAGGAAATTACAAACTCTGTGACTCTAAACTCAAGCTGAAATACTGTAAAGGAATGGCTCTTTGGGGCAAAATGCTGTTCAGATGTTGTATTTCCCTAACGTGAGGACATGTGACTGCTCAGTGGATGGAATGCAgataaacacaagcaaacacacctTGGTTGCAACActctttcttgtgtgtgtgtttccagtggaGGGTCTGGTGGTGTTTTCCACAGTAGGTCACGGTGTGACAACGGGAGCAGGCTTTATTGCCGGGGCAACCGCACACCCAACACAGTTTAACTCCAGAGACTGGCAACACACTGTGGTCATATTCAGGATCGCTGAGGGGTTCATCCTCtgaaggaaaatgaagagaaaggaagagaaaaatgatCAATAGATCAATAACATGTCAACACAAGTTTTTGCTGGATTACGCTTTTTACTGACATTCTGGCCAATGCACAAACCTGGTGGAGGGTCGTAAGGGTAGAACTCATTCCTCCTAGGAAGCTGATTTCTGAAAACTGAatggaaaggaagaaaaagcagaatcTGTCAGAAAACTTGATGAAGGTGCTAGTGTTTATAGTGTATTTTCTCGATTAATCGATTAAAGTGTGgcttataaaatgtcaaaaaatacagaaaaataccaaaaaagtAGAACATATTCACACTTGAGGCCCTAG contains:
- the pdcd2 gene encoding programmed cell death protein 2 yields the protein MSSDTNVSPAEVVLGFLEEAEPWRLRSPQFPSKVGGKPAWLSQRSLPPLTSLECETCRLPMAFLLQVYAPISGQDRSFHRTLFLFCCRTPECYTHNDSRCMKVFRNQLPRRNEFYPYDPPPEDEPLSDPEYDHSVLPVSGVKLCWVCGCPGNKACSRCHTVTYCGKHHQTLHWKHTHKKECCNQEASIVTTSPFLFPESELVTEPEEEEDEGKEEDTKEAEGEEEGLGAQRGVDCPSLADTLTETDLEEMAMSETEDTKVFQRFKKKIAPEPHQVVRYSRGGSPLWVSSQHIPSDQDIPPCICGARRTFEFQVMPQLLNSLRVDSTGASIDWGILAVYTCSASCDHDDQYCPEFIWKQDFTLDQHTQIKHS